CGTGGACTACCTGCTCGACGTGCCGATGTACTTCGTCTACCGCGACGGCACGTACATCGACGCCTCCGGCCAGTCCTTCCGCGACTTCATGCAGGGCCGCCTGCCGGCTCTGCCGGGCGAGGTCCCGCTGATCACCGACTGGGCCGACCACATGACCACCTCCTTCCCCGAGGTGCGTCTGAAGAAGTATTTGGAGATGCGCGGCGCCGACGGCGGCCCGTGGCGGCGCCTGTGCGCCCTGCCGGCGCTGTGGGTCGGGCTGCTCTACGACAGCCAGGCGCTCGACGCCGCCTGGGACCTCGTGAAGGGTTGGACGACGGAGGAGCGCGCCCACCTGCGCGCCGAGGTGCCGCGCCACGCCCTGCGCACCCCCTTCCGCGGCCGCACGGTGCGGGAGGTCGCGCTGGAGGTGCTGGAGATCGCCCGCGGCGGTCTGACTCGCCGCGCCCGCAACGACAACTGGGGCGACGACGAGGCGCATTTCCTGAACACGCTGCTCGACATCGCCGAGTCCGGCCAGACCCCCGCCGACGAGCTTCTGGCGAAGTTCAACGGTCCCTGGGGCGGCAGCGTCGACCCGGTGTTCAAGGAATACGCGTACTGAGAATGAAGCCCTCTCCCCTCTGGGGAGAGGGTTGGGTGAGGGGGCGTGAGGCCCGGTAGGGCGGAAGATACTCGTTGAACTTGGCGCGCCTCCGGCGCCCCCCTCATCCTAACCTTCTCCCCAGGGGGGAGAAGGGATAGGGCTAACCTACCTCTTCCAGGCGATGAGCCGCCGCGCCGCCTCGGCGATGGTTTCCTCCGAGCCGGCGAAGCTGAAGCGCACGAAGCGGAGGCCGCGGGCCGGGTCGAAGTCGACGCCGGGGGTGCAGGCGATGCCCGTCTCGGCCAGGATGCGCTTGCAGAAGGCCTCGCTGTCGTCGGTCATCTCCGTCACGTCGGCGTAGATGTAGAAGGCGCCGTCCGCCGGAGCCAGCTTGTCGAACCCGGCCTTCGGCAGTTCCCTCAGCAGCAGGTCGCGGTTGCGGGCGTAGCGGGCGACATGGCCGTCCAGCTCCTCGGTGCAGCTGAACGCCGCCACCGCGGCGGCCTGCGACAGGCTGGGGGCCGAGATGAACAGGTTCTGGGCGAGGCATTCGACCGAGCGGATCAGGTCGTCCGGCACGATCATCCAGCCCAGCCGCCAGCCGGTCATCGAGAAGTATTTGGAGAAGCTGTTCACCACCAGCGCGCTCTCGCTGACCTCGGCGGCGGTGACGGCCTCCGGCCCGTAGGTCAGGCCGTGGTAGATCTCGTCGGAGACGAGGCGCACGCCCTTGGCGTCGCACCAGTTGGCGAGCGCGGTCAGCTCCTCCCGGCTCAGCATCGTGCCGGTCGGGTTGGCCGGGCTGGCGACGATCAACCCCTGGATGGGCGGATCGAGCTGTTCCAGCAGTTCGATGGTCGGCTGGAACCGGTGCTCCGGCCCGGTCGGCAGCTCCACCGGCTCCACCCCGATCGCGGTCAGGGTGTGGCGGTAAGCCGGGTAGCTGGGCGAGGCCATGGCCACCCGGTCGCCCGGATCGAAGGCCGCCAGGAAGCCGAGCTGGAAGGCCCCGGACGAGCCGGTGGTGACCACCACGCGCCGCTCCGGCACCTCGATCCCGTAGCGGTCGCGGTACCAGCCGGCGATGGCCGCCCGCAGCGCCGGGATGCCCAGCGCTCCGGTGTAGCCCAGCACGTCGGCGTCGAGCATGCGGTGGGCGGCCTCCAGCACGCCCTTCGGCGCGCCGGTCGAGGGCTGCCCGACCTCCATGTGCAGGACCTCCAGGCCGGCGGCTTCCCGCTCGGCGGCGGCGCGCATCACTTCCATGACGAAGAAGGGCGGGATGGCGCCCCGTTTGGAGACTTTGGGTGCTTTGCTCATGATTCCAGACTTTTGTGCGTCAACGCTCGGTTTCGACCAGGATGCCCAGGGCGTGGGCGCGCGGGTCGGCGGCGACCTGGCATTCCTTCCAGCCGCTCTCCATCGAGGTCTGGCAGGTGACGAAGGTGGCGCGGCCCGGTCCGGCCGTGGCGCGGCTGACCCGGATGGCGGCGCCCGGTTCCTTGTCGAGCGCGGCGGGCAGGGCGGCGGTCAGCAGGGCGGCGGGAGCGGCGGCGGGGCCGTCGTTGCCGGCGGCGCTGGCCGCCCCGGCGAACTGGGTGCGTCCGACGATGGCGTTGGTCAGCAGGCCCGGCGCGCCGAAGCCGGCGCCGTCCACCCCGCGGGCGGCCAGCAGGCCGGTGCCCGGCACCATGCGGCCGGCCCCGAAGGGCGCCCCCATCGTGAAGGAGCAGGCGACCCCGTTCTCCTCATGGTCGATCACGACGAGGCCGGCGCCGGGCGCGGAAGCGCCGTTGCCGGTGGCGCCCAGCGCCTGGGCCACGCGGGCCGCGCGCTGGTCGGACGGCAGGTCGGCGGCGGCGTTCCAGGCGGCGGTCAGGGCGGCGCCGTTGCTGGTCTCGGGAAGCTGGGCGAAATGCATCGAGACGATGCCCAGCGGAATCGCCGCGGTGCCGGTCCAGCGCGGCTGGAAGCCGCGGACGGCCGCGGGGTCGATGGCGGCGGCCTGGGCCACGGCACCGCCCAGCGGCCCGCC
The window above is part of the Azospirillum sp. TSH58 genome. Proteins encoded here:
- a CDS encoding pyridoxal phosphate-dependent aminotransferase, translating into MSKAPKVSKRGAIPPFFVMEVMRAAAEREAAGLEVLHMEVGQPSTGAPKGVLEAAHRMLDADVLGYTGALGIPALRAAIAGWYRDRYGIEVPERRVVVTTGSSGAFQLGFLAAFDPGDRVAMASPSYPAYRHTLTAIGVEPVELPTGPEHRFQPTIELLEQLDPPIQGLIVASPANPTGTMLSREELTALANWCDAKGVRLVSDEIYHGLTYGPEAVTAAEVSESALVVNSFSKYFSMTGWRLGWMIVPDDLIRSVECLAQNLFISAPSLSQAAAVAAFSCTEELDGHVARYARNRDLLLRELPKAGFDKLAPADGAFYIYADVTEMTDDSEAFCKRILAETGIACTPGVDFDPARGLRFVRFSFAGSEETIAEAARRLIAWKR